A genomic region of Nymphalis io chromosome 3, ilAglIoxx1.1, whole genome shotgun sequence contains the following coding sequences:
- the LOC126781248 gene encoding transcription factor sox-2-like yields MAYPIETSPAKSLPKLSRNSNPYHIKRPMNAFMVWSRLQRKKISMMNPKLHNSEISKRLGLEWKSLDETEKRPFIDEAKRLRLKHMNDYPDYKYRPRRKNRLDTSTYGNPALYSTRETFVEIEPRVDSNYQLPVNYTDPQYMYNNVISYTVPITQGSFMSPMRPKEENLPSLDLRPLPSIESISPRPFAVVNQQMMVKAYPNLHYVPEDVARLSYHYPFSVQ; encoded by the coding sequence atggCGTATCCCATAGAAACTTCGCCAGCAAAATCACTGCCTAAATTGTCGAGAAATTCTAATCCTTATCACATCAAACGTCCAATGAACGCGTTCATGGTGTGGTCGAGATTGCAAAGAAAGAAGATATCAATGATGAACCCCAAGCTGCATAACTCGGAGATTTCAAAACGACTCGGCTTAGAGTGGAAAAGCTTGGATGAAACCGAGAAGAGACCGTTCATAGACGAGGCGAAGAGATTAAGGTTGAAGCACATGAATGATTATCCTGATTATAAATACCGGCCGCGTCGAAAGAACAGACTAGACACGTCTACTTATGGGAACCCAGCTTTATATTCCACTCGCGAGACCTTTGTCGAGATTGAGCCTCGAGTTGATAGTAATTATCAGTTGCCAGTAAACTACACAGACCCTCAGTACATGTATAACAACGTCATAAGTTACACAGTGCCGATAACTCAAGGTTCCTTCATGTCACCAATGAGGCCTAAAGAGGAGAATTTGCCGAGTCTAGATTTGAGGCCATTGCCGTCGATTGAGAGTATTTCACCCAGGCCTTTTGCAGTTGTTAATCAACAAATGATGGTGAAGGCATACCCGAATTTACACTACGTACCCGAAGATGTTGCAAGATTATCATATCATTACCCTTTCAGTGTTCAATAG